In a genomic window of Chloroflexota bacterium:
- a CDS encoding GNAT family N-acetyltransferase — MSDTVLLRALKYDGSLNYEWPARVEYQRANLLVLAVAAGTAYRGRNSGTFPSPMRAFLWTDRWFNVEQVYDWSQGRGVRHYVNIATPVQFDGRSVTFTDLDLDVDVDSDWVVRLLDEDEYAAHSARWDYPLAVRQNVAQAVSTAQQLIEARAWPFGTSVESPRLRVRPFFWSDLELMDGWRGVFTPFDDPWIIPPPTSFERIEWYAHYIETPVMRLYAIDRPDDGGMIGHISLRDIEKRIQARLGIGLAPGEVSKGYGSEALKAFLDYYFDVLGFERMVLDVAATNERARRAYLRLGFRDYGEHHRGYAAEAQWRAAEQPANAQYRRFFRHTPWGMQMLFYDMEMTREMWHVIKAREANV, encoded by the coding sequence CTCGCCGTCGCCGCCGGCACCGCCTATCGCGGCCGCAACAGCGGCACGTTCCCGTCCCCGATGCGCGCCTTCCTCTGGACCGACCGCTGGTTCAACGTTGAGCAGGTCTACGACTGGAGCCAGGGGCGCGGCGTGCGCCATTACGTGAATATCGCTACGCCGGTGCAGTTCGACGGGCGCTCCGTCACATTCACCGATCTCGACCTGGACGTCGATGTGGACAGCGACTGGGTCGTGCGCTTGCTGGACGAGGACGAGTACGCCGCGCACAGCGCGCGCTGGGACTACCCGCTGGCCGTGCGCCAGAACGTGGCGCAGGCCGTGAGCACCGCGCAGCAGTTGATCGAGGCGCGTGCGTGGCCGTTCGGTACGAGTGTGGAGAGTCCGCGGCTGCGCGTGCGGCCGTTCTTCTGGAGCGACCTCGAGTTGATGGACGGCTGGCGCGGCGTGTTCACGCCGTTTGACGACCCGTGGATCATCCCGCCGCCCACCTCGTTCGAGCGTATCGAGTGGTATGCCCACTATATCGAGACGCCGGTCATGCGCCTGTACGCCATCGACCGGCCGGATGATGGCGGCATGATCGGGCATATCTCGCTGCGCGACATCGAGAAGCGCATCCAGGCGCGCCTGGGCATCGGGCTGGCGCCGGGCGAAGTGAGCAAAGGCTACGGGTCGGAGGCGCTGAAGGCTTTCCTGGACTACTACTTCGATGTGCTCGGCTTCGAGCGCATGGTGCTGGACGTGGCGGCCACCAACGAGCGGGCACGGCGCGCCTACCTGCGCCTCGGCTTCCGCGACTACGGCGAGCACCATCGCGGCTACGCCGCCGAGGCGCAGTGGCGGGCGGCCGAGCAGCCGGCCAACGCCCAGTACCGCCGGTTCTTCCGGCACACGCCCTGGGGCATGCAGATGCTGTTCTACGACATGGAGATGACGCGCGAGATGTGGCACGTGATCAAAGCGCGTGAGGCGAACGTGTGA